In one window of Micromonospora cathayae DNA:
- a CDS encoding FG-GAP-like repeat-containing protein — MLDRRKTTVTVDGSSVVDVVPGARSGSSFAGFRRSAWAAIVAVLAMLGGIALTATPANAAVTRQQIVNVATGQLGGTGCSPGYYNSCGIEWCAEFARWVWRTAGVSDTSGLDAWAQSFKTYGTSRGLYRSRSSGYVPQPGDAIVFDWDHNSGDSHPIDHVAIVTSVSSTQVNTIGGNQGNSNNYSSKVSRASYSRTNGDIDGYISPAGVGSGTVVDQRPVGHSVTGDSFSDLVGTKPDGTMWLYANNFVRDDGVPYSGYQQIGSGWGNVNYVVTADVTGDGYSDLVARRTDGTLWLYPNNIERDNGTPYSSPDSRQIGSGWGGFDTLVGADVTGDGFTDLVGRKTDGTLWLYSNNIKRDNGVPYSDYRQIGSGWGGFDRIVGADVTGDGYTDLVTRKTDGTLWMYPNNIVRDNGTPYSSPDSRQIGSGWGGFDRIIGADVTGDGYTDLVTRKTDGTLWMYPNNIERDNGDPYSSPDSRQIGSGWGGFTSLI; from the coding sequence ATGCTGGATCGACGCAAGACCACCGTGACGGTCGACGGCTCCTCCGTTGTCGACGTCGTACCGGGTGCCCGCAGCGGCAGCTCCTTCGCGGGCTTTCGCCGGTCCGCCTGGGCCGCCATCGTCGCCGTGCTCGCCATGCTGGGCGGCATCGCGCTGACGGCGACCCCGGCGAACGCGGCCGTCACGCGGCAGCAGATCGTCAACGTGGCCACCGGCCAGCTCGGCGGCACAGGATGCAGTCCGGGCTACTACAACAGTTGTGGCATCGAGTGGTGCGCGGAGTTCGCCCGCTGGGTGTGGCGTACCGCCGGGGTGTCGGACACGAGCGGCCTGGACGCCTGGGCGCAGTCGTTCAAGACCTACGGCACCAGTCGTGGGCTCTACCGCTCCCGTTCCAGCGGGTACGTGCCGCAGCCCGGTGACGCCATCGTCTTCGACTGGGACCACAACTCCGGTGACAGCCACCCGATCGACCACGTGGCCATCGTGACCAGCGTCAGCAGCACCCAGGTCAACACGATCGGCGGCAACCAGGGCAACTCCAACAACTACAGCAGCAAGGTCAGCCGGGCCAGCTACTCGCGTACCAACGGCGACATCGACGGGTACATCTCACCGGCGGGGGTCGGCAGCGGCACGGTGGTCGACCAGCGGCCGGTCGGCCACAGCGTGACGGGCGACTCGTTCTCGGACCTCGTCGGCACCAAGCCCGACGGCACCATGTGGCTGTACGCCAACAACTTCGTCCGCGACGACGGCGTTCCGTACAGCGGTTACCAGCAGATCGGCAGCGGCTGGGGCAACGTCAACTACGTGGTCACCGCCGACGTGACCGGTGACGGCTACTCGGACCTGGTGGCCCGCCGGACCGACGGCACGCTCTGGCTGTACCCCAACAACATCGAACGCGACAACGGCACCCCCTACAGCAGCCCCGACTCCCGCCAGATCGGCAGCGGCTGGGGCGGCTTCGACACGCTGGTCGGCGCGGACGTGACCGGTGACGGCTTCACCGACCTGGTGGGCCGCAAGACCGACGGCACGCTGTGGCTGTACTCCAACAACATCAAGCGCGACAACGGCGTCCCCTACAGCGACTACCGGCAGATCGGCAGCGGCTGGGGCGGCTTCGACCGCATCGTCGGCGCGGACGTCACCGGCGACGGCTACACCGACCTGGTGACCCGCAAGACCGACGGCACCCTCTGGATGTACCCCAACAACATCGTTCGGGACAACGGCACCCCCTACAGCAGCCCCGACTCCCGGCAGATCGGCAGCGGCTGGGGCGGCTTCGACCGGATCATCGGCGCGGACGTCACCGGCGACGGCTACACCGACCTGGTGACCCGCAAGACCGACGGCACCCTCTGGATGTACCCCAACAACATCGAACGCGACAACGGTGACCCGTACAGCAGCCCCGACTCCCGCCAGATCGGCAGCGGCTGGGGCGGCTTCACCTCCCTGATCTAG
- a CDS encoding winged helix-turn-helix domain-containing protein — MPALPDYFKIANKIMADVRSGRTKPGEKLPSIAELCDEHRVSASTIRLVFVRLEALEVIDRHQGKGVFVTDPATWLRKP, encoded by the coding sequence ATGCCTGCTTTGCCGGATTACTTCAAGATCGCCAACAAGATCATGGCGGACGTCCGCAGCGGTCGGACCAAGCCGGGCGAGAAGCTGCCGTCAATCGCTGAACTTTGTGACGAGCACAGGGTGAGCGCTTCGACCATCCGGTTGGTCTTCGTGCGCCTCGAAGCCCTGGAGGTCATCGACCGGCACCAGGGCAAGGGGGTCTTCGTCACCGACCCGGCGACCTGGCTCCGCAAGCCCTGA